DNA from Rhipicephalus sanguineus isolate Rsan-2018 chromosome 11, BIME_Rsan_1.4, whole genome shotgun sequence:
CACTTTCAGGGATAGGCATCCCTGCGACGCATCATCCAACACAGTAAACATGAGGAGCAATTTCCTTCTGCAACAAAGCAATGATAGCTCATCTTATCGGTGCATTAGGCAACATGATGCCAAAAATGCTACAACAAAAAGTTTTTCTACCCTCAAGTTAATTTTGTTTAGGCTTGGTTACAGGACATCAATAAAAATAGGATTACACGGCACTAAAAACTGATGGGTTTCCCACAGTAGTAAAATACAACTGCTGTGGGAGCAGCCTGCCCCCTACCAGTAAAATAATCCTGGCGCCACCGCTGTTCTCACATCAGTTGCAGGTAAATACTGTGGGCACATCAGCGGCACCACTGGGGGAGGGCAGGAAGGGGGGgaatttatgcattttatgttTTAACAATGTTTGCTCTGGGGGTGGGGTGGGAGGGCAGCCTCCCCATGCCCCCTGCTGGAGGCATACGTGTGTGGGAAACCTTTGCGCAATACATTATGAATTACAGTGGCAATGTCCAGCACATGCTATCGTTCCattttaaaagtaacaaaaatgtGCAGCATGACAGTACCCGCTGAAACTCGGCGTTGTGCTTGGCCCAGTAGTCCTGATTCCACATCTGTACAGCGCCATACTGCTCCCTGAACCGCAGCTCAGCGGGCGACTCGTTTGGCAAGGCCGGCAGAACAACACGTCGCAGGTTGGACACCGGGTGCGGAGGTGACACGACCGTCGCCACGGTCGACAGTCTCTCCACGTCTTCGGGCCGAACAGTGTCCTTGGCCTTGCTCACCTTCACAGCACCAGTTTTGCTCTAAAAGTACAATTTGATAGTTCAgtaaagttgggcgagttggtgacagttcatttcaaaggaacaaaagaaaaaaacaattttttgcgtattagtaaattacaatttcacaaaagtgaaaacaccactcttaccgcatgcttagcaagcgagaaaaaaatcgaaaagaaaatgcgggtggcgacgctcTTGCAATAACTGCTCATAACAacatgacatcatagattttgacggtgtctagtAGGTCATacatagttcttaatcggtaaaaatgaagaacattgtcctttgagggggacCACAGACATAACATACAAAGGTTCGCAAAATTTCATTTTGTCAATGTCACCAATATATGAAAAATACTCCTTGAAATCCGCAATGTCACGCATGGTGCTTTCAGTGTGAAATTTACAAATGAAACCttgaccttgatttcctcctctaaTAATGAACACatcatggtgaaattaacgacaactgagttttcagagtataatttatcaatcCAAGCctattcagtgtttcactttagtgctcCTTTAACGTGTGAAACAGCGCACGGAGACAAGCACAAAAGGAAGAAAGGATTCGACACTACAACCATTGCAGTTGTCCTGTCGAATCGTTGAACACTATCGAACATGTTAAAATGATCAATTCGATAGCTCTTCCTCTGTACACGATATGGTAAACGCATGAATTTCATAGCGCGGAGTTAGCAACACCAAAAGGCGATTGCAGTGAGGAAGAAAACGCAAGTCAAGTTGTTACGGTGTTGGTGGTAGTGCGTTGGCTGCTTGATGCTCGCCATCTCTAATCTGCACGCGCAAATCAACAACTTtagttttggtggaggtgctggttttCGATCCCAGTATCTCTCGCGTTACACGAGGAAAGATCGTGTTCTGTCCCCTCTTGAAGCGAGCGGCCATGTGCTGTGTTTGtctttgaagtgccgccgaaggagcgtcctttCCCCACATATGTTCCGACTGGGGGGTCCCTTCTTATCTTCGAACCCTTcttcctttgttacccactttaaacgggcgacacgtgcgaccTTCAGAGTGCAGTTCGGCGTCGTCTTTGTCGGCTCATGGAGAGAGAAACCACAGCCTACGAAAGAAGAAACGTAAGGTTGCGGCAGTCTCACCCCACCAGCCCGAGCAACAGCACCGCTTTTTCAAGGGGTCTTACTGAGTGCTTGTGGATGTTTTAAATGAAATGTAACCCCAattcctgctaattaaagttatctgacaaaaatttggaggcacaaaggaacaaggacaa
Protein-coding regions in this window:
- the LOC119373503 gene encoding cytochrome c oxidase assembly factor 8 isoform X4, encoding MKGIKKTLQLLSKNSKTGAVKVSKAKDTVRPEDVERLSTVATVVSPPHPVSNLRRVVLPALPNESPAELRFREQYGAVQMWNQDYWAKHNAEFQRKKEEFSQRKLAEYKAQGSPRDSVPIEDMASFYKAFLNDNHQKHMQYN